A portion of the Luxibacter massiliensis genome contains these proteins:
- a CDS encoding ABC transporter ATP-binding protein codes for MIEVKNLVKKYGNHTAIDHLNFKIEKGKVYGFLGPNGAGKSTTMNIMTGYLGATEGEVLINGHDILREPEEAKKYIGYLPELPPLYTEMTVIEYLRFAAELKGLPKKSRETDIDQALNLAKLKDVSGRLIRNLSKGYRQRVGLAQAVLGFPDIIILDEPTVGLDPKQIIEIRELIRKLAEEHTVILSSHILAEVREVCDYIMIISRGRLVASDTPDNLEHLMDGLETIEVEARADLAQVREVLKAVDGISSFKAEEKDEGIVSAEIEANDKEDVRERIFFAFAERKCPLITLKINRASLEEIFLELTQGDSSKGVSGIKNREDEKDGGNL; via the coding sequence TTGATTGAGGTAAAGAATTTAGTGAAGAAATACGGGAACCATACGGCCATAGACCATCTGAATTTCAAGATTGAAAAAGGAAAGGTCTATGGCTTTTTGGGCCCAAATGGCGCAGGGAAATCCACAACCATGAACATTATGACGGGATATCTGGGAGCCACAGAAGGGGAGGTGCTTATTAATGGGCATGACATTTTGCGTGAACCGGAAGAGGCAAAGAAATATATAGGATATTTGCCTGAACTCCCCCCGCTGTACACAGAAATGACAGTGATAGAATATCTTAGGTTTGCCGCGGAATTAAAGGGATTGCCTAAAAAAAGCAGAGAAACTGACATAGATCAGGCTTTAAATCTGGCAAAACTGAAGGATGTGAGCGGAAGGCTGATTCGGAATTTGTCAAAAGGGTACCGGCAGAGGGTAGGACTTGCCCAGGCAGTGCTTGGGTTCCCTGATATCATTATACTTGACGAGCCGACTGTAGGACTGGATCCAAAACAAATTATTGAAATCAGAGAACTGATCCGTAAGCTGGCAGAGGAACATACGGTGATTTTAAGTTCACATATCCTGGCAGAAGTACGGGAAGTCTGTGATTATATTATGATTATTTCCCGCGGCAGGCTTGTGGCAAGCGATACGCCTGATAACCTGGAGCATCTTATGGATGGCCTGGAAACTATAGAAGTTGAGGCCAGGGCAGATTTGGCGCAGGTAAGAGAGGTCTTGAAAGCAGTGGATGGGATTTCTTCTTTTAAGGCCGAGGAAAAAGATGAAGGGATTGTATCTGCAGAGATAGAAGCGAATGACAAGGAAGACGTCAGAGAAAGGATTTTCTTTGCATTTGCAGAGAGAAAATGTCCTCTTATAACACTTAAGATCAACCGGGCGAGCCTGGAAGAGATTTTCCTGGAACTTACACAGGGAGATTCTTCTAAAGGGGTATCTGGAATAAAGAATAGGGAGGATGAAAAAGATGGCGGCAATTTATAA
- a CDS encoding PucR family transcriptional regulator — translation MGITVREALEINPLKKCRLIAGEAGLDNVICCIDTMEVPNILPWLKKNELLITTAYVIKDDEKALTRIIQGLYNVKAAGIALKTRFLGDIPANVLRLADKLGVPVIIIPAEVAFIDVTNPLMKRIVDDQNVKLEFTKRMNERFMKLQIEGGSFDSICQALGSLLQCDVVITYQNCEVLSFYLGDGGSREKWMERNENGVIFLKPVLRKRRVYRGERGPLPLDTDFEIMVCPINVRDKCQGYLYVLGKQGQLTEMMQIAVRQAAVHTALEFTNKGIIEERGFYQETQFFLDLINQNILSEEEAQNRAQGLGWEPLPCRMIISDINGFEEFVKGRNEGEIQDIKNSILGEYKGALQKHMRGFFVTNLSDRFYCLLPVKAGKTDIVEVMEEVYKKLDSKFALSVTTGASSVITCFRQFGPAYEEGQEAVEIGKKGGKKAQVFFIEDLQVDQIFLEMGRQENFQRFSKNILDRLEEYDKNHDSCLLDTLEVLTENGGARKETANKLFLHRNTLIYRLAQIEEITGYNLSDHEVIFMLTMAFKIRRYRA, via the coding sequence ATGGGGATTACGGTTAGAGAGGCGTTGGAGATAAATCCGCTGAAAAAATGCCGTTTAATAGCAGGGGAGGCAGGTTTGGACAATGTAATTTGTTGCATTGATACAATGGAGGTGCCCAATATTCTGCCATGGCTTAAGAAAAATGAGCTTTTAATTACGACTGCATATGTGATAAAGGATGACGAAAAGGCTCTGACCAGGATTATTCAGGGGTTATATAATGTAAAAGCGGCAGGGATTGCGCTTAAAACCAGATTTCTGGGGGATATCCCAGCCAATGTATTGCGTTTGGCAGATAAGCTGGGAGTGCCGGTAATTATTATACCTGCAGAGGTTGCGTTTATAGATGTTACTAACCCCTTAATGAAGCGGATTGTGGATGACCAAAATGTAAAATTAGAATTTACAAAAAGAATGAACGAAAGGTTTATGAAACTTCAAATAGAGGGAGGCAGCTTTGATTCCATCTGCCAGGCTCTGGGAAGCCTGCTGCAGTGTGATGTGGTGATTACGTATCAAAATTGTGAAGTGCTTAGCTTTTATTTAGGAGATGGCGGGAGCCGGGAAAAGTGGATGGAGAGAAATGAAAATGGTGTTATATTTCTCAAGCCAGTCCTAAGAAAAAGGCGTGTATACAGAGGCGAGAGGGGGCCTTTGCCGCTTGATACCGATTTTGAAATTATGGTGTGCCCCATTAATGTAAGGGATAAATGCCAAGGGTATCTATATGTATTGGGGAAACAGGGGCAGCTTACAGAGATGATGCAGATTGCCGTAAGACAGGCCGCTGTACATACGGCATTAGAATTTACCAATAAGGGAATTATCGAAGAAAGGGGATTTTATCAGGAGACACAATTTTTTCTGGATTTAATCAACCAGAATATCCTGTCCGAAGAGGAGGCACAAAACAGAGCGCAGGGCCTGGGATGGGAGCCTCTTCCCTGCCGTATGATAATCTCCGATATCAATGGCTTTGAGGAGTTTGTTAAGGGCAGGAATGAAGGGGAAATCCAGGATATTAAGAATAGCATTTTAGGAGAATATAAAGGCGCATTACAAAAGCATATGAGGGGATTTTTTGTCACGAACTTGAGTGACAGATTTTACTGCCTTTTACCGGTAAAGGCGGGCAAAACAGATATTGTCGAGGTAATGGAAGAAGTTTACAAAAAATTAGACAGTAAATTTGCCTTGAGCGTGACTACAGGAGCATCCTCTGTTATTACTTGCTTTAGGCAGTTTGGGCCAGCATATGAGGAAGGCCAGGAAGCGGTAGAGATAGGGAAAAAGGGTGGTAAGAAAGCACAGGTTTTTTTTATTGAGGACTTACAGGTGGATCAGATTTTTCTCGAAATGGGAAGGCAAGAGAATTTCCAAAGATTCAGCAAAAATATCCTGGACCGCCTGGAAGAGTATGATAAAAATCATGACAGCTGCCTGCTGGACACTCTTGAGGTATTGACAGAAAACGGAGGGGCACGCAAGGAAACGGCTAATAAATTATTTTTGCATAGGAATACACTGATTTATCGCTTGGCACAGATCGAGGAGATTACAGGATATAATTTAAGCGACCATGAAGTTATT
- a CDS encoding DUF4340 domain-containing protein, whose amino-acid sequence MMEKKKIKVLTVLIGILLVLLAIYFGLQSWNKGQEKKAQEQEEAEAVYATDTSDIVGVKYDAGNGEMNFEKEGDAWVYTQDKDFPLAQSYIEQIVSDFGRLKAERELKDGDSLKDYGLEDPVYTVVLTGSDGTETSVYFGDMTGESYYVTVNDSQRVYTVASSYADDLQYSLDDMAQLDTYPNIGSGNLKKEVISRNGTDTTYDSENDEDSENIAAVAGGLGAVTLSEAADYSVEDKDLPGYGLDEGSRIEVEATYTEDDEEKILKLYIGGEDANGNRYVMLNDSRIVYLISDDVCKNILNEE is encoded by the coding sequence ATGATGGAGAAGAAAAAAATTAAAGTATTGACAGTACTGATTGGAATTTTACTTGTACTGCTAGCAATTTATTTTGGACTACAGTCCTGGAATAAAGGGCAGGAGAAAAAAGCGCAGGAGCAGGAAGAAGCAGAGGCTGTTTATGCTACAGATACTTCTGATATAGTGGGGGTTAAGTATGATGCTGGAAACGGTGAAATGAATTTTGAGAAGGAAGGGGATGCTTGGGTATATACCCAGGATAAAGATTTTCCTCTGGCCCAAAGTTATATTGAACAAATTGTATCTGATTTCGGGCGTCTGAAAGCAGAGCGGGAGTTAAAGGACGGAGACTCCCTTAAAGATTACGGTTTAGAGGATCCTGTCTATACGGTAGTGCTGACTGGCAGCGACGGTACAGAGACGTCTGTCTATTTTGGGGATATGACGGGAGAAAGCTATTATGTTACGGTCAATGACAGCCAGAGGGTTTATACAGTGGCCAGTAGTTATGCCGATGATCTGCAGTATAGCCTGGATGACATGGCTCAGTTGGATACTTATCCGAATATTGGGAGTGGGAATTTAAAAAAGGAAGTAATCAGCAGAAATGGCACAGATACAACTTATGATTCAGAAAATGATGAAGATTCGGAGAATATCGCCGCTGTAGCAGGGGGACTTGGAGCCGTAACATTGAGTGAGGCTGCGGACTATTCTGTGGAGGATAAGGATTTGCCCGGATATGGACTGGATGAGGGCAGCCGAATAGAAGTTGAGGCCACATACACAGAAGACGATGAGGAGAAAATACTGAAACTGTATATTGGAGGGGAGGATGCAAATGGAAACAGATATGTGATGCTGAATGATTCCAGAATCGTATATTTAATTTCTGACGATGTATGCAAAAATATACTGAATGAAGAGTAG
- a CDS encoding AAA family ATPase, producing the protein MRPLKLTMSAFGSYADMEVIDFTQIPYGLFLITGDTGAGKTTVFDAITYALYGRTSGGRREGNMMRSQYARDDAETFVEYGFSYRGRKYTVRRNPEYMRTGKRKKADGSLRLVKESASVRLVLPDGTEYQGRKKEIDSKLEEIIGLDVNQFTQIAMIAQGDFLKLLYAESRERKRIFSRIFQTNLYWKVQEELKEQAKALYMGLEDNIKDCAREIERVEVGPKIKEKGIWEELIKLDVPPEEEIISCLDRICSQGQTMVKEAEEKAHSLKGQAEELYASIKSKEEVNQLFILKEQAQNREKELEGKRETIEVLRRQQKEGERAQRVCLKEEPYRETVQKAGRLNQEVALIKKWLEEKKKVRDAKEEALKQKEKEQRIQEPKMRQKIDRLRDSLSHFEKIRDLEKQHKESLRRMVKILDECHIASEDYDKKYRRFFEGQAGILARSLSDGIPCPVCGSVRHPNLAEAPDDIPDQQDVHKAKEIRDKKEKERNTIQTEFQEDEARLKAEKQFLSNALEGFPQGDIKTEDEAGRVLKSLEKELEHKNKEFQKKEKEFRELVEEIKHKDGLLESMEKQLQDLYMKEAEEEEYFQKELKLQKFLSYQEYNAAKEWIQGQEERKHEIKSYDEECLQNKTEIKMLAKQTRGRQPVELVELKNKAREVERLQEEEKMKLFSLHSIQDKNTEAREKLKQYFQARGALMSRYEMADNLNRTANGTLSGSVKLDFETFVQRKYFRQVIYAANHRLSRMTSGEFILQCREIKDLKSQGQAGLDLDVYHIVNDSVRDVKTLSGGEAFMASLAMALGLADIIQNTAGAVSLETMFVDEGFGALDDSAREKAIRILQELAGEKGLVGIISHVNELKEQIECKLVVEKSEKGSKTRWMLE; encoded by the coding sequence ATGAGACCATTGAAATTGACCATGTCTGCTTTTGGTTCTTATGCAGACATGGAGGTGATTGATTTTACCCAAATTCCCTATGGCCTGTTTTTGATTACTGGAGACACGGGGGCAGGTAAAACTACAGTTTTTGATGCAATTACATATGCTTTGTATGGCAGGACAAGCGGCGGCAGGAGAGAAGGGAATATGATGCGCAGCCAGTATGCCAGGGATGATGCAGAAACATTTGTAGAATATGGCTTTAGTTATAGGGGGAGGAAATATACTGTCAGAAGAAATCCAGAATATATGAGGACTGGAAAGCGTAAAAAGGCAGATGGCTCCTTGAGGCTTGTGAAGGAAAGTGCGTCCGTCAGGCTGGTGCTGCCTGATGGTACCGAATATCAGGGGAGAAAAAAAGAAATTGACAGCAAGCTGGAGGAAATTATAGGACTGGATGTAAACCAGTTCACACAAATCGCCATGATTGCGCAGGGAGACTTTTTGAAACTTCTGTATGCAGAGTCCAGAGAAAGGAAGCGGATTTTTTCGCGGATTTTCCAGACAAATTTATATTGGAAAGTGCAGGAAGAATTAAAGGAACAGGCCAAGGCGCTTTATATGGGCCTGGAGGATAATATAAAGGACTGTGCCCGTGAAATAGAGCGGGTAGAGGTAGGGCCTAAAATAAAAGAAAAAGGAATCTGGGAGGAGTTAATAAAGCTGGATGTACCGCCAGAGGAAGAAATTATTTCCTGCCTGGATAGAATATGCAGCCAGGGCCAGACTATGGTAAAAGAGGCAGAAGAAAAAGCCCACTCCCTTAAAGGGCAGGCAGAAGAGTTATATGCATCTATTAAAAGCAAGGAAGAAGTAAACCAGCTTTTTATCCTCAAAGAGCAGGCACAGAACAGAGAGAAGGAATTAGAGGGAAAACGGGAGACGATAGAGGTACTGCGCAGGCAGCAGAAGGAAGGAGAGCGCGCCCAAAGGGTCTGCCTGAAAGAGGAGCCATACAGGGAGACTGTACAAAAGGCGGGAAGACTGAATCAAGAGGTGGCCTTAATAAAAAAATGGTTAGAGGAAAAAAAGAAAGTCAGAGATGCTAAAGAGGAGGCGCTGAAACAGAAAGAAAAGGAGCAAAGGATCCAGGAGCCAAAGATGAGGCAAAAGATAGACAGGCTGAGAGATTCATTGAGTCATTTTGAGAAAATACGGGATCTGGAGAAGCAGCATAAAGAAAGCCTGAGAAGGATGGTTAAGATTCTTGATGAATGCCACATAGCATCTGAGGATTATGATAAAAAGTACAGGCGGTTCTTTGAAGGACAGGCAGGCATACTGGCCCGCAGCCTGAGTGACGGGATCCCCTGTCCTGTCTGCGGTTCTGTCAGACATCCTAATTTGGCAGAGGCACCAGACGATATCCCTGACCAGCAGGATGTCCATAAAGCTAAAGAAATAAGGGATAAAAAGGAAAAGGAACGTAATACTATACAGACAGAATTCCAGGAGGATGAGGCCAGGCTAAAGGCAGAGAAGCAGTTTTTATCCAATGCCTTGGAAGGGTTCCCCCAGGGTGATATAAAAACAGAGGATGAAGCGGGAAGGGTCCTGAAAAGTCTGGAAAAAGAGTTGGAGCATAAAAATAAAGAATTCCAGAAAAAGGAAAAAGAATTTAGGGAATTGGTGGAAGAGATCAAGCATAAAGACGGACTTCTGGAGAGCATGGAAAAACAGCTTCAAGATCTGTATATGAAAGAGGCGGAAGAGGAAGAATACTTTCAGAAGGAATTAAAGCTTCAGAAATTTTTGTCTTATCAGGAATATAATGCAGCTAAAGAGTGGATTCAGGGACAGGAGGAGAGGAAACATGAGATAAAATCGTATGATGAGGAATGCCTGCAAAATAAGACAGAAATTAAGATGCTCGCTAAGCAGACCCGTGGCAGGCAGCCAGTTGAGTTAGTGGAATTAAAAAATAAGGCCAGAGAAGTAGAAAGGCTTCAAGAAGAAGAGAAAATGAAACTTTTCTCCCTGCACAGCATACAGGATAAAAATACTGAGGCAAGGGAAAAGCTGAAGCAGTATTTTCAGGCCAGAGGAGCTTTGATGAGTCGTTATGAGATGGCTGATAATTTGAACCGTACTGCAAACGGCACTTTAAGCGGCAGTGTAAAACTAGATTTTGAGACATTTGTCCAGCGAAAGTATTTCCGTCAGGTTATCTATGCAGCCAACCACAGGCTTTCAAGGATGACATCTGGAGAATTTATACTGCAGTGCAGGGAAATCAAGGACTTAAAAAGCCAGGGACAGGCAGGCTTAGACCTGGATGTATATCATATTGTCAATGATTCTGTGAGAGATGTAAAAACACTTTCAGGCGGAGAAGCTTTTATGGCCTCTCTTGCCATGGCCCTGGGATTGGCTGATATTATTCAGAATACTGCCGGTGCTGTCAGCCTGGAAACTATGTTTGTTGACGAAGGTTTTGGAGCGCTGGATGATTCCGCGCGAGAAAAAGCTATACGGATCCTACAGGAATTAGCTGGAGAAAAAGGTCTTGTAGGTATCATTTCTCATGTAAATGAGCTGAAAGAGCAGATTGAATGTAAATTAGTTGTTGAGAAAAGTGAAAAGGGCAGTAAAACCCGGTGGATGCTGGAATGA
- a CDS encoding SGNH/GDSL hydrolase family protein, with protein sequence MRKYLKTMGFFVLTVLLSIQQALPVGAWEESLSCTVLGDSIAKGYSSDKSIEIKSYGQIVTERVAGEAGIPYTYKNFAKNGLATAGLNEKILAKDEVLESLENADIILVTMGSNDLLNEFKKEAQAILDTDTKFKSAGEALNEVKAAVKDNPLLVLKIIDALGNWDYGAFEGEWIKAMDTITAHKKEDSQIIVTNIYNPVHNMELPGTMNKIVEDIIQNMNKMIEKRAEEYGYQVVDLFQSDIVAFVQDDGLHPDQEGQELIADLVYKQLTPQEQDKARSVDGAAVKGEETGEEGAGSETAENDGTGASTEETETIEGTKEDSLEDKERQNRKEAKEKVQDAKPAQWGGLAILVIILLAWAALTLKNARRGKKGK encoded by the coding sequence ATGAGGAAGTATCTGAAAACAATGGGATTTTTTGTGCTGACAGTGCTTCTGTCTATACAGCAGGCTTTGCCCGTGGGGGCCTGGGAGGAATCCCTATCATGTACAGTGCTGGGGGACAGTATTGCAAAGGGATATTCTTCAGATAAGTCAATAGAGATAAAAAGCTATGGACAGATAGTGACAGAGCGGGTTGCCGGTGAGGCGGGGATTCCCTACACTTATAAAAATTTTGCCAAAAATGGATTGGCCACGGCAGGACTCAATGAAAAAATTCTGGCAAAGGATGAGGTGTTGGAAAGTCTGGAAAATGCAGATATAATCCTGGTAACTATGGGGTCAAATGATTTACTTAATGAGTTTAAAAAGGAGGCCCAGGCAATTTTGGACACGGATACCAAGTTTAAAAGCGCTGGGGAGGCCCTGAACGAGGTAAAGGCTGCGGTAAAAGATAACCCTCTTCTGGTCCTGAAAATTATTGATGCGCTGGGAAACTGGGATTATGGGGCCTTTGAGGGGGAATGGATAAAGGCCATGGATACAATTACTGCCCACAAAAAGGAGGATTCCCAGATTATTGTTACTAATATATACAATCCTGTGCACAATATGGAGCTTCCCGGTACAATGAATAAGATTGTGGAAGATATTATACAGAATATGAATAAAATGATTGAAAAACGGGCAGAGGAATATGGATATCAGGTGGTGGATTTATTTCAATCAGATATCGTTGCCTTTGTACAGGACGATGGACTTCATCCTGACCAGGAGGGACAAGAACTTATTGCAGATTTAGTCTACAAACAGTTAACCCCCCAGGAGCAGGATAAGGCAAGGTCTGTAGACGGGGCGGCTGTGAAAGGGGAAGAAACTGGAGAAGAAGGCGCTGGAAGTGAAACAGCAGAAAATGATGGCACAGGAGCCAGTACAGAAGAAACTGAAACCATTGAAGGGACGAAGGAGGACTCATTAGAGGACAAAGAAAGGCAGAACAGGAAAGAAGCAAAAGAGAAAGTCCAGGATGCAAAGCCTGCACAGTGGGGAGGATTGGCCATATTGGTTATCATACTTCTGGCGTGGGCGGCCCTGACTTTGAAAAATGCAAGGAGAGGAAAAAAGGGAAAGTAG
- a CDS encoding zinc ribbon domain-containing protein — MKEKLIRFMQGRYGVDFLSKFLLAAGLIVVLLSSIFAGEIIGTVCYVLGWVLIIYCYFRMFSRNVSKRYAENQAFLAKTYKIRSFFQRQKNMWTQRKTYHIYKCPGCGQKIRIPRGKGKIEVRCPKCSATFIKKS; from the coding sequence ATGAAAGAAAAACTAATACGGTTTATGCAGGGCAGATATGGGGTGGATTTCCTCTCAAAATTTTTATTGGCTGCGGGATTAATTGTGGTTCTGCTTTCTTCCATATTTGCTGGTGAAATCATAGGGACAGTGTGCTATGTTTTAGGATGGGTGTTGATTATATACTGCTATTTTAGGATGTTTTCAAGGAATGTAAGCAAACGGTATGCAGAGAATCAGGCATTCCTGGCAAAAACGTACAAAATCCGGAGTTTCTTCCAGAGACAGAAAAATATGTGGACCCAGAGGAAAACATATCATATCTATAAATGCCCTGGCTGCGGACAGAAAATACGGATACCCCGGGGAAAAGGAAAGATAGAAGTACGCTGCCCAAAATGCAGTGCCACATTTATTAAGAAGAGTTAA
- a CDS encoding ABC transporter permease subunit, which yields MAAIYKRELKSYFQSMVGCVFIAFLVAFTGIYFMAYNLNAGYPYFSYTLSGSLIVFLVGIPLITMKSFSEERKNKTDQLLLTAPVSLSKIVAGKYLAMVSVLAVPNLIFCIFPLIIKMQGISYLKVDYISIGVFFLLGCVYIAIGMFLSALTESQIIAFITSFGVLLVLYLWDGILSFLPSSAISGVFGIIILLTLAAAYIQSMTGNWVISGGIELIGVAACVVTYILKSSLFENILTKFLGNLALANVFTDITSSSIVDVSGIILYLSVIAIFIFLTVQAIQKRRWS from the coding sequence ATGGCGGCAATTTATAAAAGAGAACTAAAATCATACTTCCAGTCCATGGTAGGATGCGTTTTTATTGCTTTTCTGGTAGCTTTTACCGGAATTTATTTTATGGCATATAACCTGAATGCGGGATATCCGTATTTTTCCTATACACTGTCCGGGTCTTTGATCGTATTCCTGGTAGGCATACCCCTGATAACTATGAAAAGTTTTTCGGAGGAGAGAAAAAATAAGACAGACCAGCTTTTGCTGACGGCTCCTGTGAGCCTGTCTAAAATTGTTGCAGGAAAATATCTGGCAATGGTTTCAGTGCTTGCAGTACCTAATCTGATCTTTTGTATCTTTCCCCTTATAATTAAAATGCAGGGGATATCATATCTAAAAGTGGATTATATTTCCATTGGCGTATTTTTCCTTTTAGGGTGTGTATATATCGCTATTGGAATGTTTTTATCTGCCCTGACAGAGAGCCAGATTATTGCCTTTATAACCTCTTTCGGCGTTTTGCTTGTATTATATCTATGGGATGGGATTTTATCCTTCCTGCCCAGTTCTGCGATCAGCGGAGTGTTTGGGATTATCATTCTTCTCACTCTTGCAGCTGCCTACATACAGAGCATGACAGGCAACTGGGTAATCAGCGGCGGGATAGAACTCATAGGAGTAGCTGCGTGTGTTGTTACATATATTCTTAAATCCAGCCTGTTTGAAAATATTTTAACCAAGTTCCTGGGGAATCTGGCGTTGGCCAATGTTTTTACGGATATTACGTCAAGCAGTATTGTGGATGTAAGCGGAATTATTCTTTACCTGTCTGTTATAGCAATATTTATTTTCCTGACAGTGCAGGCAATTCAGAAAAGACGTTGGAGTTAG
- a CDS encoding GldG family protein, with product MQNIKKLFKTTGTKSGTYSVGMTVIIIAIIVAANMIFGQLPEKFRNIDVSSTKIYEISDKSREILKDLDKDITFTVLAEKEGTDDRIKTFLSKYAALSGKLSVKWIDPVLHPSALTEYDTTENSIVISCEETGKSTIVSFDDIIVVDASSYYYTGSVSESEFDGEGQLTSAVNYVINDVNKNIFRTTGHGEGTLSSTVTDLMSKNNYTVSELNLVMNAEIPEECDLLLMYAPAKDLSDDERNAVENYLAGGGKVMLILGETSTADLPNIAAVMKQYGMEEVPGYIADPERCYQGNYYYIFPTLSVYGDMAQGIDSQMVLLGNARGMNLVDTARDTITAEAFMSSSDSAYAVTEDAQTQGNYTLGAVAEETVDSSSAEDSGATEDESAQTDAESASEDSTDGEEAANAVKSRLTVISAGSIIDSQITDTFPQLENTTLFMNAVSSNFDGVQNVSIEPKSLATEYNTVQHAGMFSLLVIFGIPLLVLVSGFAVWYRRRKA from the coding sequence GTGCAGAATATAAAGAAATTGTTCAAAACAACGGGGACAAAAAGTGGTACGTATAGTGTTGGGATGACTGTCATTATTATAGCGATTATTGTGGCTGCTAATATGATTTTTGGACAGCTGCCAGAGAAATTCAGGAATATTGATGTGAGCAGCACTAAAATTTATGAAATATCCGATAAGAGCAGGGAAATTTTAAAAGATTTAGATAAAGATATTACATTTACTGTATTGGCGGAGAAGGAGGGGACAGACGACAGAATCAAGACATTCCTAAGTAAGTATGCAGCGCTTTCGGGAAAACTGTCAGTTAAGTGGATTGACCCAGTTCTGCACCCGTCAGCTTTGACTGAATATGATACAACGGAAAACAGCATTGTAATTTCTTGTGAGGAGACTGGAAAGAGTACAATCGTTTCTTTTGATGATATTATTGTGGTGGACGCTTCTTCCTATTATTACACGGGAAGCGTGTCCGAGTCTGAATTTGACGGCGAGGGCCAGCTTACAAGTGCAGTGAATTATGTAATAAATGATGTAAACAAGAATATTTTTAGGACCACAGGCCATGGGGAAGGGACTCTGTCCAGTACAGTGACAGACCTGATGAGTAAAAATAACTATACGGTCAGCGAGCTGAATTTGGTCATGAACGCAGAGATCCCCGAAGAGTGTGACCTGCTTCTTATGTATGCGCCCGCAAAGGATTTGTCAGATGACGAGAGGAATGCTGTAGAGAATTATCTGGCAGGAGGCGGAAAGGTCATGCTCATACTGGGAGAGACCAGTACGGCGGATTTGCCGAACATAGCCGCCGTGATGAAGCAGTATGGAATGGAAGAAGTTCCCGGATACATTGCAGATCCTGAGAGATGCTACCAGGGTAATTATTATTATATTTTCCCAACACTTTCTGTATATGGGGATATGGCCCAGGGAATTGATTCTCAAATGGTATTGCTGGGGAATGCAAGGGGAATGAACTTGGTGGATACCGCCAGAGATACCATTACGGCAGAAGCATTTATGTCATCTTCGGACAGTGCGTATGCTGTAACAGAAGATGCACAGACACAGGGGAATTATACTCTTGGGGCGGTGGCTGAAGAGACTGTGGATAGTTCTTCTGCAGAGGATAGTGGGGCGACAGAGGACGAGAGTGCCCAGACGGACGCGGAATCAGCTTCAGAAGACAGTACAGATGGGGAGGAAGCAGCCAATGCTGTAAAAAGCAGGCTGACAGTTATATCTGCAGGGAGTATCATTGATTCCCAGATTACAGATACATTTCCACAGCTGGAAAATACCACATTATTTATGAATGCTGTGAGCAGTAATTTTGATGGTGTACAAAATGTTTCGATTGAACCAAAAAGCCTGGCCACAGAGTACAATACTGTGCAGCATGCAGGGATGTTCAGCCTGCTTGTCATTTTTGGGATTCCACTGCTGGTTTTGGTGTCTGGATTTGCTGTCTGGTACAGAAGAAGAAAGGCCTAA